The genomic DNA GAGATTGCGTTGCTTGATGTCAACGGGACGCCCGTCGAGCGCACGTGGCAGATCGTGCATCTCGCTTCTAAGCAGTTGTCGCCGACTTGTGTCATGTTCAGGCGGTTTTTGCTTGAGCATGCGGAGCCGTTTCTTGAGCAGGAGTATGTGGAACTGGTCAGGGGGTTGTCGTCGGGGACGGCGCGGCGCGGGCGGAGTGCGAAGGCAGTGGTTTGAGGGGTTTTTTGTCTGCGACGATGGGTGGGGTTTTTGCGTTTTTGCTTTTTGCTTTTGCGCCTTCGCGGCGCGGGCGGTTTTTGTGTTTTTGCCTTTGCGCTGGCATCCGCGATTTGTTTTGCCTGCTTCAAGCGTCGCCCCTGTGCGGGGCGGCACCTACTTTTCTTTGCCGCCGCAAAGAAAAGTAGGCAAAAGAAAGCGGCTCACACCGCCAGCCCGTGTTCTTGTCCACGGGCCCTCAACGTCCCCACGCTTCACACGGCAGTGCCCTGGTTGGTGCTCGTTGCCAACGCTTCGAATGAATGCCTCACCCGCGTCAAATACCCGTACTCAGGCTAGCGGCAGCGAATGGTTTGCGCCGCCCAGGTGGCAAACTGTGTGTAGGTTGTCGCGGCATACAGCTTGGCGTTCTTACAGGGTGGAACGCCTGCGCTATTTGATCCGGAGTGAGGCGTGTGCAGTACTACGGCCGACACACAGTTTGCCACCTGGGCGGCAGTGGAATATCTAGCGCGGCGTGCGGTAACGCGGGTGCGTGAACCGGGTGATGCGCACCGCAAGAGCGCTGGCAACGCACGTGGGTCACGTGGTTGCCGTGTGAAGCGTAAGAACCTTCGGGGGCCCTCAGGCAAATACAAGAACTGGCGGTGTTAGCCGCTTTCTTTTGCCTACTTTTCTTTGCGGCGGCAAAGAAAAGTAGGTGCCGCCCCGCACAGGGGCGACGCGTTAAGCACGAAGGCAAATCGCGGATGCCAGCGCAGAGGCAAGCACACAACAGCAACGCCCGCGCCGCGAAGGCGCCAAGCGAATGCCCGCACAGTGGCGACGCATGAAGCACGAAGGCATAGCGCGGATGCCAGCGCAACCACAAGCAAACCAAACCAGCCGCGCCACGAAGACATAATGCGAATGCCAGCGCAAAGCCCAGAACAACCAAACCGCCCGCGCTGCGAAGCCGCTGCACAGAAGCCATCGCAACAGCCCGCATCCCAACAGCGTCGCAGACGAAAAACCAACCCTTCTAACAACACTTCCCAGCGCCACCGGCATACCTAGCCGCCTGCCGCTCCCGAAAAAACTCCTCATAAGACATAACATCACGATCCGGATGCGTAGCACCCATATGCGCGACATAAGTCTCATAGTCGGGCATCCCGACCATCAACCGCATGGCCTGCCCGAGATATCGCCCGGCATTGACCACATCATCCCGAAGTCCTGAGAACATGGCTCGCTCCGTTTATTGCGTACCGCTTGCTCGCTGCCCGGAAGGCAGAATCTCAAACGGCGTCTCCCGCACAGTCGGCCGATCAGCGCGTCGCGCACGAACCACCGCAAGCACGCCATAAAACACCACACTAACGACCACAAAAATGAACAACCCAGCCAGCGCAGCATCGACATAGTCATTGAACATGATCCGATGCATCTGCTCGATCGACTTGGCGGGCGCGACGATCTTGCCTGCATCGGCAGATGCACCAAGCTTCGCAGCATGCGCCAGAAACCCAACCTTCGGATTCGCGTCGAAAATCTTCTGCCAGCCAGCCGTCATCGTGCAGACCAACAACCAGACGGTCGGCATGAGCGTCACCCACGCAAAGCGCTCACGCTTCATCTTGAACAGCACCACCGTGCCGAGCACCAGCGCAATCCCCGCCAGCATCTGGTTCGAGATACCGAACAGCGGCCACAGCGTATTGATGCCGCCAAGCGGATCGATCACGCCCTGATACAGGAAGTAACCCCACGCAGCGACACACAGCGCAGTAGCGATCAGGTTCGCCGGCAGCGATTCCGTGCGCTTGAGAGCAGGGTGGAACGTGCCCAGCAGATCTTGCAGCATGAAGCGTCCCGCACGCGTGCCCGCATCGACGGCCGTCAGGATGAAGAGCGCTTCGAAAAGAATCGCGAAGTGATACCAGAACGCCATCATCGCCTGGCCACCAATCACCTGATGGAGAATCTGCGCCATGCCCACCGCCAGTGTCGGCGCACCGCCTGCACGCGCGACGATCGTCGTTTCGCCCACAGCCTTCGCGGTTTGCGTCAGCATGTCCGGCGTCAGCATGAAGCCCCATTGCGATACGGTCTGCGCAACCGCATCCGGCGTCGTGCCGAGCACGGCAGCGGGCGCGTTCATCGCGAAGTAAATGCCCGGCTCGATCACGGCAGCCGCCACCAGCGCCATGATCGCAACGAACGATTCCATCAGCATCGCGCCAT from Paraburkholderia terrae includes the following:
- a CDS encoding YbdD/YjiX family protein, with translation MFSGLRDDVVNAGRYLGQAMRLMVGMPDYETYVAHMGATHPDRDVMSYEEFFRERQAARYAGGAGKCC